GCTTAGAATGGTTGATACAACCTCCTCGTGGTGCATGCGCCTCTCCTTGAAGGTTTCGAAGTAGTCTTTGAGCGACTCGTACTCTATCAGCCTGCTTGCAGGAGAGTACTTGATCTTTATGGCCGCCCTGTCAGGGGTGCCTGTGACGGGGCATATGCATGCAAACCCTTCGTAGGTGAAGGTAGCCTCGTGCTCGCCCTGAAAGTTTGGAATGGTCCTCAGCCTCACCCGCTTCTTCCCGAGCTCTTCGAGGAGCGAGAGGAGCTCACTTGGTGACCGAGCCATGGCACTCGCTATGTAGAGGGGCCACGGCGACCTGACCTTCTCGGGACAGTAAGCTATGACTTGCTTGCCGGCGAGGGCTGAGAGGAGCGCTTCAACCGTCGCCCCGAAGCTCGGCTTAGTGGCTATAAGGACGATGACGTCAGCCTCCCTGCACCTCTCAATGTCCTTCGTGACTATCTCACGGCACAACTCCGGTTTGTCTCTGAAGTCATCCACGCCACCATAGTCGGCGCCGGCAAACTGGTCTATGACATTGTATCCAGCAGACCTTATGACGTCTTGGAGCCTGAGGATCTCGTCCTTTCCACCGTACCCGACCGAGCCGCAAACTAGAACCTTAAGCCTGCCGCTCAACCAGCTCACCGAGTGGAGGAGAAAACCTCTGGGAGAATTAAATCTGCCGAGCTGGGTACGCTAAGTTTACTGGGCGCACAATGAACCCTTCAGGGGGTGCCACTCGTAGTTTTAATCGTGACATTTTTAGGGCAGGTTGACAGGGGGATTTCATGTACACCTTATGAGACGGAGGGTTCAAAGTGGAAGTTTGGCGCTATATAGACTTCGACATAGTCGATCCGCCAACCAGCGGAGCTTTAGCTGAAGCAATCTTAATTGCGCGCTCCGAGGGAAAGTGTCCGGACACCTTCTTCATCTACAGAAGAAAGCCGCCGGCGGTCTCCATAGGATACTTCCAATCGGTGAGCAACACTGTCAACATTGAAGCATGCCGCAGGCTTGGAGTAGAGGTAAGCAGGAGGATAACGGGTGGCGGCGCCATATACTCGGACGAGAACGGGATAATATACAGCATAGTGGTGAGCGAAAGCAACCCAAAGGTTCCAAGGAACATAGCCGAGTCCTACGGCGTACTCTGCAGGGGAATAATCGAGGCACTAAAGCTATTCGGGCTCGAAGCAGTCTTCCAGCCAGTCAACGACATACTAGTAGAAGGGAGGAAAATAAGTGGAAGCTCACAAACGAGAAGGAAGGGCGTCGTACTTCACCACGGGACACTCCTCGTGAAAGCAGACATAGAAACCATGAAGAAAGTGCTCAAAATACCAGAGGAAAAAATGAGCGACAAGCAGGCTAAAAGCCTTGAAGAAAGAGTCACAAGCCTAGAAAGACTCCTAGGGAGAAAAGTGAGCATAGAAGAAGCCAAAGAAGCAGTGAAAAAAGGATTCGAAAAAGCGTTAAACGTAAAGTTCGAGGAAGGAGAACTTACAGACTACGAGAAGAAGCTCGTCGAGCGACTAGTGAAGGAAAAATACTCGCGCGACGAGTGGAACTTCAAGAGGTAGAGAAGTAGAGGCGGGGGCGGCCCAGAAAAATTCGCGTCTGGGTGGGGGGAGGAGGGAGAGGAGGAGGGAGGGGAGGAGGGAAAACCAGCTGGGCCGCCCCCGCTGGTTGGAGGGAGGGGAGGAGGGAGGTAAGAGTGAATTTTTATTTTTCGTCAAAAAAACAAAGAAGAAGCTCAATATATAAACTTTACGTATTTACGTTCTTGAAGAAAATATATCTCTTTATTAATCTTTATACGTGTATTTTTTTACAAACTTAAATTATAGAGGTGACAAAAAACAGGTGTTCTTTTTACTTTTTTGAGTGGCTTCGTAGATGGCTTCTAGGAACTCTTCGAGCGTTGGGCTCCACTGAAGGTATACTATCATCTTCCTCGTGCCGTGTAAGATCGTTCCTTGAACGCTTGCCTTGCAGCATCTGACCACGTAGCAGTCGGCTTCCACACGCGCCTTGCGTGCAAGATGGGCGGGGCACATGTCGACCAGCCTTACTTTGAGCGAGGGGTTTACTTCTCTGAGCGTTGCTAGGGTTACAGGACACCCTAGGAGCGTGTAGTTTCCTTCTATGCTTGCTATTCTCTCGGCGTCCCTGTCGAGGGTGAGTATGCTGTCTGACTCATCTATCTTGCACGGCGTTATGAGGTTTCTTTCTCCCCTAACTAGGTCGAGTATGTTGACCACGGTTGCTGAGAACTTTGTGTCGCGTCTCACCAGCCCCTCTGCAACCGCCTTGTTGGCGTAGTCTACTAGTTTTGGGGGTGGGGGTTCCACCTCCACCAAATGGACATGAATCCCCGGTGGCTCGAAAAAGGCTAGGCCTATGTGTTGATACCTTGCCTTGTATGCCACGCAGCGCACCCTTCCAGCGACGAACTTGGAGGTGGCGGATAAGACCTCTCTTTTCGATGAGGGGTCGACGTCTATGCTGACGAAGAGTGTTTCGCTCTCACTGCTGGTCTGCTGAACTTCCACTACTTTTCTCAGGAACCCGTCCCCTTCAGACCTCACTCTAAATGAGCGCCACTCGCCTCCCTCGCCTGCCAACACATACTCTGTCAGATGGAAGATGCGCTTTCCCAAGAGGTCTTCGGCTTCAACCTTACCCTCAACTACCTTGACTTTTTGCGGGTGAACTACCTTGGGCATCGCAAACCCACGCTACAAGTCTCTTTGTGGTACTATGTCGCAGGCCGTGCATTTGAGACACATTGTTCTGAACTTACGCGTGTCCAGTCCGGTCTCGTCGAGGACTTCCTTGTAGTTCACCGCGTGCCTTATCATCCTCTCTGCACTTGGTCTTCTAGCCTTGCCTCCAGTGGCCTCAGATAGTCTCTCAGCCACGGCAGGGTGGATGCTTAGGGGTCTAAGTGACGCCACGACACCCATCCACGCCAGGGCCCTTGCGCCCTCGTCTATAGACTGCTCTGGCTCGCCTAACCCAACTATTATGTTTGAGCAAACCTTGTTCTCTCCGAAGACCTCGACCGCGTACCTCACCATTTCGAGGTTAACGTCGTAGTCTATGTCTGGGCAGACCCTTCTAAATGTTTCAGGGTCGTAGCTCTCAACGTTTATCTTTATCTCGTCCGCTCCAGCCTCGTAGAGCATGTCTATATGGCGCCGCTCTGTTACCAGTGGCTCAACCCCTATTGGGAGGCTGTCCCCGAAGTGCTCCCTTAGCGCCTTAACAACGCTAGCCATGTGCTTCACGCTTTCTTCCGGACTGTCAGGGACGCCTGTCGTGAGGGCTACCCCTTTGATTTTCTCCCTCACCCTATTGACTATTCTGACGACCACTTCTTCTCTCATCGTGCGTCTGTTGACGTGGGAGGAGAGAAGGGGAGTTACGCAGAAGCGGCAGTTGAAGCGGCACCTAGAGTCGAGGTTGAGGAACGCTTGCTCTGGGCAGTGGAGGACGCTCTCAACTTCGATCGCAGGGTAAAGCTCACCTTGGAAGAGTATCCCTTTTCTGGGGATGTACGAGCAAACGTTAGTGGTTGGCGAGATTTGGAGGCGGACGAGTCTGCCTTCGAAGCCGAAAAAGGCGCAGTCGATCCCAGCGGTTGGGCCGGCCGTTGAGCGGTCTGGCGTGTAGAGCAGCTGTTTCTTGTCCGCCACACGTATCATACCATGCTCTAAGAGTTTGGCTTTGAGCAGTGTTGCTTTTGGGACATCCAACACTTTACACCTTTCTCGTCAAAGTTTTATTCTTAGGGAGACTTGTTTAAGTGACCTGCGTGAACGGGTGAAGCCCTTGAAGAAAAACCTTGCGGAGATACTCGAGAAAGCCATCCAGAAGCCGTTGACGGCCGGTGAAGCTGAGCGGCTCCTAGCGGAGCGAGGGCACATAGACGATCTCCTAAGGGTGGCGAGGGAGGTGACTGAGGAGCAGGGGGGGAGAGTGTTAAAAGTTTACGCTCCATCCAAGCGTTTTCCGCCAATATCGGTGACGGGTGGGAGGTGCGAGCTTAACTGTGCACATTGCGGTGGACACTACCTTTCCCACATGATCCCAGCCGAGACGCCTGAGAGACTTTACGAGGTTTGCGTCGGCCTTTACGAGAAGGGGGCTGTGGGCTGCCTTATAAGTGGGGGGAGCACTAGTGGAGGGTACGTTCCTCTTGGACCCTTTATCGGGGCGATTAGGAGAGTTAAGGCTGAAACGGGCTTGATTTTGAACGTCCACACGGGGCTTGTGGACGACGTGCTTGCAAGGCAGCTGGCTGAGGCTGGGGTGGATGTGGTTTCTCTGGACGTTGTAGGTGACACTGAGACTGTGAGGGCGGTTTACGGGCTTGACAGGAGGGCTGAAGACTACTTTGAAGCTTTGCACAGGCATGTTAAGGCAGGTTTAAAGCACGTTGTACCCCACATATGCGTCGGGCTGCACTATGGGGAGTTGAGAGGGGAGTTAAAGGCGCTTGAGGCTGTTAAGTCTGTGAAGCCGAAGAAGCTTGTGTTCATAGTTCTCACTCCGACTAAGGGGACCCGGATGGAGGGTGTCGCGCCTCCGAGCCCGCTGGACGTGGTGAAGGTCATGGCTGTTGCGAGGCTCGTGATGAAGGACACGAAGATAATTTTGGGGTGCATGAGGCCGGCTGGAAGGGTGAGGGAGAAGCTCGACGTGCTCGCGCTGGACGTCGTAGACGGAATTGTTCTGCCTGTGAGGGAGGCGGTTAGGGAGGCCGAGAGAAGGGGGTTCGCCGTTGAGAAGCTTGAGTCTTGTTGCGCTATTCCACAAGAGCTTGAGGTTGCGGCCAGCCGGAAGGGCTACTAGATGTTTCTCTCAACCCAGCTTAGGATTCCCTTCACGGCCTCCCTGTTCCCTCTGACGTGGTGCCCAACTCCCTTTACGATCAGCATGTCTTTAGGGGGCCTAGCTGCCTCAAATAACTTGTATGCTTCTTCCACGGGGAAGATCTCGTCTTCCTCACCGTGGACTACCAGTAGGGGCTTCGGGGAGACCTTGTGTATGAACAGCTTCGGGTTTAGCTCCCTTAGGTCTCGCTCTAGGTTCTCCAGCCATTTGTCTCCAAGCCTTATTATTCCCGCGGAGCCAGCCAGTCTGACCCCTTCCCGGAGCATTTGAGCGAAGCGCTCTGTGTCGTAGGGGCATGAGCAGCATGCGAAGCCACTCACCCTGCCGTCTGTTGCAGCGACGCTCGCAGCAGCTATGGCGCCCATGCTGAAGGCGACGACGAAAAACTTGTTTAAGCTAGTCTCTCCGAGCGAGGAGATGTAACTTATCACGTCGCGCAGGTTCTTGGACCACGATGAGAGGGAGAAGTAGCCGCCGCTTCCAACAGTACCCTGAAAGTTGAATATGACGCTTACGAAGCCCTTGCTGGCAAACTCCTCCGCTAAAGTCGAGTAACCTTTCTCCTCCACCGGTCTTGCCTCACGCGGCAAACCGTGGCAGAAGCACACGGCAACCTCCTTAGCGCCTTCGCCGGGTAAGTATATGGCTCCTCTGAGAGGTATTCCTCCGCTAGAGACCGAGAAGGGTTTAACCTTCAAATGGGCCACCGGGCTTCTAGCGATAACGGCTTAGTTTTAGTTCAAGGTTTAAAGGCGGTTAAAAGATTTCTCCTTCACTTTAGACCACATCTACTTGTCTTTCACTAATGGTTTGCGGCTTTTTCTTCACCAGTGATTCCACGAAATCTTCTATTACCTTGCCGTAGAATCTTACCGCTCCTTCTTGCACCGAGACTGTTGCAACTGGCGGGTTTTCCGCGTCTACTGGGGCTATTAAGACCTCTTTGTCGTCGATCACCAGGCCCCAGAACGCCGCCTCCCTGCACCAGTAAATTTCCACGTTGTCTAGCAAAGCAAGCTCTCTCAAGATAGGGAGTTCCACAGCCACTTGAACAGCTATCTTCACTTTCACATCGCTTCTCACCTGCTTAACAGCTTCTAGGACCTCGTTGTGAGGCTGGGGGAGGACCAGTGTAACAGACTTCTTAGCCCGACCCAGCATTCCGGCCATGTGCTTGGCTATGGAGTTTTTCCCTACAATCGTCCACGTGCCGCTGTACACTGGAGCAACTTCTAACGAGCTGTTCCACACGTCCTCCAGCGTTTTAACGCCATCCTCCATCCTGGAGACGACATCCTCCATGGCATTCTCGGTCCTTTTGCCTGCTTCCTCTAGGCTGCCCGCCGCGGCTTCGAGATCGCGCACCGCTTTTTGGTTGATTGCCCCCACTCTTTCGGAGATCTTCCTTTTAACTTCCACAAGTTTATCGCTTTGCTCTCTTCTCAAGTCCTTAACGAGAGCCTCGCCCTTCATATCGTACTCGTGCAGCCTCTCTTGAATAGTCTGCGATAGTTTCCTACGCAGGATTAGCGCACTGAACTCTAGAAGCTTGACGGCTTCGGCGACGCTCTTCGTGTAGGATGACAGGAGGTCTATTACCTCCTTCGCGTATGACGAAAGGGAGGCCACAAGACTCCTAGTTAGGTTCTTGAACTCGTCGCGCATAAATGATAGCACCGCGTTTGTCGTGTCCTCGCAGCTCCTAGTGCTTCTTAGGAGTGAAGAGTTTATTTCGTCAGTGACCTTTGATTCGAAAAGTTCCGGGAACACGCCAAGCCTATCTTCGATATCCCTCTTGATAGATTGGAGAGCGTTCTTCAGGTTTTCCTGCTCCTCGTTGATTGTGCTGGTAACATTCTTTACTACTTCATCTTCAACGGTTCTCAAAGTGTCAGCTTCGATGGCCAGTATTTCGTTGTAACTTTCTTGAACAGAGGTCGCCAGCTTTAACAGCTCACGTGACCAAGCTTCCAGGGCCGACTTGATCCTGGAAATGCCAGACGACCCGAAAAAGGACGTTTTAATATTGCTGATGAATTCCAGCTCCTTTGCCACGACTAGTGCCCTACTGACTAGCTCGTTGAGTTTAGAGTGGAGGACTTTAAAGGCTTCAAGCTCCCTCCGGATTCCGCTGGCAACGGTTTGCACGAACTTTCTACTGCCGGATTGGAGGAGGCTGCTTACCCTAACAGCGACCCCTTCAACTAGCCAGCTCGCATCAACCTCGCACTTCTCGGTGAACGCCCTCAGCTGCTTCATCTCCTCTCCTATGGTTTTCCCGAGAAACTGCACCAGTTCTTCGACAACCCTGACGTGGTTTTTGTAGTGGTTTTCAAGCAATGCCTCCATGTGCGCTGCAAGCTGGTCCAATCTTCTAGAAACCTCGTTCTGGAGGGCCCCTATGAGCTTTATTTGAGCATCAACCACAGCGCGCACGCTGCCGTCAACACGCTTTAAAAACTCTTGCGTCATCTCAGAAAGGGAGACAGCATTCCCCTCAAAACGGTCAACTTCCACCATTTTAACCATTGAAGTTGACAAGAAAGAGCTTAGTAACTCCTCTACTGAAACGGCAACCCCCCTTAAGACGTCACTACCCTCCTCAACAAATTTCGCATATCTCTTCGCTACAGAATCCATCAGAGAAGCCATGTCACCAGACGTACCCTCAAGCTCAACCGATATACATGAAGCAACCTGCTTCGAAAGCTCACGAAGGCGCTTAGAGGCCTCCTCGAAGTAAGAGGAAACCTCGCCCTTGAGAGCGTTTATCTCCCCCAAAGTCCTCTCGTAAAGTTCTATGAAAAGTTCTAAGAAGGGTGTGAGCGCCACATAACGGTCGACAACTGCTGGAAGTTTGCGCAGAAAGCCACGCTCAACAAGTCGGTCGACAACGTCTCTAACAGACTCGTAGGGAAGTGACAGGTGAGAGGCCAAGTCGTATACCGAAAATTCGCCCAGAGAAAGTGCAACAAGATAAACGTTAACTTCACTTTCACTAAGGCCAAACTGTCCCAACAACTCTTTTGAAACTATTTTCAGAGGCATCCCCTTTCCCGCCTGAAGAATTCACTAATTAATTATGGATTTTTCAAAATAATTAATCTTTTTCGGTAAAAATCGCATTGGCCTCATCGCCATCTTTGGAGAGAACAAGGAGGAGGGGGAGGAGGGCGTGTTGGGAGGAGGGGAGAGATTCCGGCTCGGCCGGTTAAAACTTTTAAGCAGTGTGGCATATAAATTTTTTCATAAAAGCATTACCATTGTTAAAAACATTCATTATTTGAAGACCAGAAATTGAATAAATCGCAATAACCATTTAATTTGCAACCAGGATAACGAATTAAAGTTGATTAGTCAGCCAGGCTGTTTGCCCGCTGCTGCTCCTCTGTGCTGTTTATGTGGAAGCCGCAGACAGAGCAGTAAACGGGATTGGAGCGGAACTCTGCCTTGCAGTTTGGGCATATAGTTTTAACTGTGCCCCCGTCTAGTAGTTCCACGGTGTTTCTGCGCTTCGATGTGAGTATTTTCGACGTGTAAGCGCCTAGTCCTAGAGCTAGGACAGCGAAGAGGTATCCTGTGGTGTAAGTTATGATGGGGTTTGCTTGCATGAGTGTTAGGAGGAGCCAGGTGTATGTGTGCCTTGTGCTAAGCCCCCAGAGGAACACGAATGTGATGAAAAGAAGGGTGAGCGACGATGACTTGAGTGTGCCTTTAGGGTCATTGGAGAGCGCGGCGAGTATGAAGCTGGTTGAGAACCAGAGGAACATGACTGGTATTCTGAAGTCGAGCTCCGCTAAGTAGTAGAGAGGGATGTTGTGGAGGAGAGCTGTCGGTGGGACGGGCTTGTAGTTGAAGGCAGTTGACAGGGCGACCTGTATAACGCTAATAAGCCTGCCAGAGAAGTCGTAGCCGTAGATTGGCTGGGAGAAAAGGCTTAGCTCGATGTTGAAGAGGAAGTTTATGGCTAGGAGGACGAAGGATGTGGCGAGTATGGGTTCGAAATCTTTGACTTGTTGTTGGATGTTTTTCATGGAGCTCACCGGTTTGCTGTGACTCGAGAGAGGGGGTTGCTGGACATTTTTAGTGCCGTCTACCGGACTCTGGTTCCTGGGGGGACGTCTTCTTCGACCGTTAGGGGGACTGGTCTTCCGTTGACGTCCGCTGCGAGAAGCATGCCTCTCGACTCGACTCCCATGAACTTTTTCGGCTCAAGGTTTGCGAGTACTACCACCTTCTTCCCCACAATGCTCTCGGGGGGTATATACTCCGCGATTCCCGCCACAATTTGTCTAGGCTCGTTTTCCCCTATGTCAACTAGTAGTTTCACGAGCTTTCTTGAGGACGCCACTTTCTCCGCTTTGACCACCTTGCCTACACGGATGTCCATTTTCGCGAAGTCTTCCAGTGAGACGGTCAACCAACATCCTCCTCTACTGCACTAGCTGCAGCTTTCTCAACTCGTTGAGCAGCTTTAGGAGCTTGACATTCCCCTTAGCGGCGGCTCTTAGAACGACGCCTATCTTCTTCCCGGCTGTTAGCTCTACCACGTTCTCGCCTGTAAGTACTTTTGCCAACTCGTCCAGGACCTCGTCGTCTGTTTCCTCGAGAAGGTTTCTAAGAGCCAGCATCTGGCTGAACTCGTGCCCATACTTCTCTCTCCAGAGGACCTCGTACTTCGAGAGGGCTTTCTCGCTCACATCCCCTTTCTCTATGCATTCCATCGCCACTTTTCCAGCTATGCTGCCGCAAACTATAGCGTACCCCATGCCACCCCCAGTTATCGGGTGAACTTGCCCAGCCGCATCACCCACAAGCATAAGTCCGTCGGCGACGTTCTTGGCGTTGGGGCCTCCTAGGGGTATTGCTCCAACCCTGAACTCGATCGGCTTCGCATTCTTGCAAAGCTCTTTTCCGCGCGGGTTATTCTTTATGAAGTCCATTAGGTATTCGTACGCGGTTTTCTCTCCCATTCCGGCTCCTATCCCTATTCCAACATTAGCCCTGTTCTCGCTCTTGGGGAAAACCCAGATGTACCCTCTCGGTGCAACTTTACGTCCGAGGTAAAACTCCATGAGGTCGACGTCCTCTATGTGGACTCCAACCATTTCGAACTGAGCGCTAACGTCTAGGTCCCGTGGCTTAATGAACTTCCTCAGCCCCGAGATTCGAGCAACCGTGCTGTTGACACCGTCAGCTCCAACGACCACCTCCCCCCGTACTTCAACCTTGTTCCCGAAGTAGCGTGCCACGACACCGGAGACCTTGCCATCTTCGTAAATTAAGTCGACTACGTTTGCGCCAACCATCACATCGGCCCCAAGCTCGCATGCGCGTGCAAGAAGCTCCTTGTCGAAAACACGTCTGTCGACGATATACCCTTCAACCTCACTTTTGGCGTAGACCACTGGTGTCAAGTTTGGACTGAAAATCTTGAACCCCCTGATAGGGTTCACTATGGCTCTCTTGGGAATATCTATCTCGGCTATGCTTGGACCTGTCTTACCGATGGCCTCGCCACAGTGGACAGGGACTCCCACGTTCGTCTTTCTTTCAAGTATTACAACCTTGCCGCCGGCTTTAAGGGCGGATATTGCTGTCGACGTGCCACCTGGCCCAGCACCAACAACAACCAAGTCGTACTTCATACATTCCCCCTCCAAACTACTTAGACTCGACGGTTATCGCTCCAACCGGGCACACGCCCGCGCAGACGCCACAGTCATTACAGAGCTCGCTGTTCACAGTTAACCCCCTTTCGGAAACACTTATAGCTCCTCTAGGACACACGCTTGCGCATCCGGAACAAACTCCACAAAGCTCATCATTGACCCTCAAGCGGAACCCTCCATATGCTAAGGACGCGAAAACGTTAACGGCAAAACCATTAGATTAGCTATCCTTATAAAGGATTCCCGGGAGGCGGTGGGGGAACAAAATAAAAAGAGGGAGTTTTATTATGCTTGGGCACCCCTAGCCATCGCGTACAAGCCGAAGAGCCCTAGTATTAAGCACGCTGCAACCACGACGTCGGAGTAGTAGACGTATATCGTGTTTCCTGTTGGTAGCACGTTGTTGAGGAAGAAGCCACCGTACTGCGCCTTTATCGCCCATATAACGGTGTCCATTCTTGTAACAGTGCCATACATTGTCGGAATCTCTATTATTGGGGGCAGTATTCCGAGGTCGACCATTGTGGTAATGTTGTAGATTAAGTGCTGCTGGGAGTATGCCATGAAGAATAGAATTGCGGCTACAAGAATCATTAGTAAACCTGTGAGGACCATTCCAGCTTTCAAGAGAACACTCTCCTCCCAAACCCCTTGCCTAATTAAAGAGTAAGTAAATGTTTATTAACCTTTTTATGAGGGCAGTTCACGGTTTGAGCGAGGCGACGAATTTTGAGGCGTTAGTAATTCAAAACATGAGGGGGCCCGGTGCAGGCTAGCTTGGTTTTCTGTGTGGCCCGCCATGGAGGACACCGTAGATCATCGCTTGGCCAGCTTGCTCCCGGTGCACTCTGTGGCGGGCCTAGCTTAAGCTTTGGCTGGACACTCAGATATATGTTTCCGTTCAGCACTCCTTGGCAAACGAGAGCTTTTCCAGCGTGCTTAGTATGTCTCCAAGTTTTCCGCTCACTTCTAGGACTACGAGTTTTACTTTTCCCGCCAACTGGGAAGCTAGGTTCAAGATTTGCCTGTTTACTGGAGTGTCCGTGTAGGGGTGGTGGTCCCAAAAAATTGGAGCGGCCTTTAGATCCTTGAGCGTGAATTCTTCTATCTTTTCGTGGAGGAAGCTCACATGGAGCTCGGCGATGCGCAGACCCTTGAGGTTTAAGCTTTCAAGCGGCACCTCTCTGTACGCGCAGTTGACGGCTAGGTGGCCGAGATCTAGGAGTAGTGGTGTGACCCTTGAAATTAGACGGAGTTCCTCTTCGTCGAAGCCGACAGCCCTTGACCGCTCGTCGCCCCCGTATATGTTTTCGAGGGAAAGTGTACCCGGGTTGGTTAAGCCTTGCACTAACTTGCAGAAGGCTTGTATGTTTTCCAAGCATTTTTCGAACGGAAGTAGCTCACCCTCGATCGTGAAGTCTCCCGGCCCCTTTATACGCCCTCTTAGCCCGGCGTGAACACCGTAGACCTCCCAGCCCCCAAGCATCCTCTTCGCGCGTTCAACCATTCTGGCAGCCATCTCCGCCGTGGGTTCAGGGTTAACTGCCGGTTCCATCATGAAAGACTCCTCCCCCGGAGCTAGGGCGGGGAGGTTGTGTATGGTTTTAATCAATCCGCCCAAAACGTTGCAAAGCCCCTTGTTTTGTTCTATGCTTCCTATTCCGAGCTCGTAGCCGTCCACGTATTTCCGCACTTCGAGGAGTTCGCTCAAAGAGTGCTTGGCGGTGGATATAAGCAGCAACCAGGAAACCTCCAGAAGAGTCCTTTGATGCTACACCGTAGTGGGAAACATTAATTTTTCTAGGTACCATTGTTGGCTTGCACCTTTCACCATGCCGTTCAGGGGCTTGGAATGTTTTGGTTCCGAGCGAAGCCTTTCTGCAAGGCAAAAACCCTTGGAAATGCCGCTCTTGGAGAGTGGCAGGTATGGTGAACCTGCCGCGTAAACGAGTCAGTGGTGGGTGACATGGTTGGTGGACAAGGGCGATGAACTCATTGCTTGCGTCAAATTGGAGGACGGGAAGGTTAAAATTTACCCTTTGAGTAGGGAGGAAGCGCATGAAGCTGATGTTCCTCACATAGTGGTTAGGGTGCTCGGCTTTAGCAGGGATGGATTGCTGTTGGTTCAGAAGAGGTCTAAGCTTAAAAGGAGTAACCCTGGGAGATATACGGACACTGCTTCCGGGCACGTGGCCCCCAGCGAGGCTGCAAGTGCTGAGGGTTTGTTTCTGGCGGCTGAAAGGGAACTCTTCGAGGAGATGGGGGTTCACGGTAAGCTATCCTTTTTCACTGGGCCGGTTTACGACGAGGGTGATAGCGAGATAAACTACGTGTTTATAGCTCTCGTTGAGGGGGCTCCAGGGTTCAGCGACGAGGTGGATGCTGCGGGAAGCGGGTTTAAAACACCTGAAGAGCTTAGGGCGATGCTCGACACAGAGGACTTCGTCCCATTAGCGAGGGAAATGTGGTCGCAGTTCTTGGAACTTTACCCTACAAGTGAAGACGTCAAAAAACTGGCGATGAACTTCAAGGATAGGGAAGGACTGGAGAAGCTGGCGGAAAAGCTGGATGAAGGTTTGAGGCTGCTGCTTTCGCGGAAAAAGATTCCCAGAGGAGTTTAGGGGGGCTGAGTGCACTAAGTTTAATTAGATATTTCGGGTAATTTTTTCTTGAACTCCTCGAGGGAGGTAACGTATTGGTTAGTGATGTCGCCCTTAATGCTCCCGGGAAGCGCGTTCTGCTTTTGGGGAACGAAGCGGTTGCTAGAGGTGCCTTGGAGGCTGGCGTCGGATTTGCTTCCGGATACCCTGGAACCCCTGCTTCCGAAGTTCTAGACACCCTCGTCGAGGTCGCGAAAGAGTTTCCCGGGCTCGTCTCCCAGTACTCCGTCAACGAGTACGTTGCCTTGGAGACCGCGATAGGCGCCAGCTGGAGCGGTGTGCGGGCGATTTGCGCCATGAAAATGGTTGGAATGAACGTGGCCTCAGACCCACTTTTCACGTTCTGCTACTGCGGCGTCGGTCCTGGAGGCGGGCTGGTGATAGTTAACGGAGGAGACCCCAGCTGCATTTCAAGCACAAACGAGCAGGACAACCGCTACTACGGTTTACATGCTCACATGCCCGTGGTTGAGCCCTCAAACCCGCAGGAGTGCAAGGACTTTACGGTCACTTCTT
This window of the Candidatus Jordarchaeales archaeon genome carries:
- a CDS encoding alpha/beta hydrolase, translated to MKVKPFSVSSGGIPLRGAIYLPGEGAKEVAVCFCHGLPREARPVEEKGYSTLAEEFASKGFVSVIFNFQGTVGSGGYFSLSSWSKNLRDVISYISSLGETSLNKFFVVAFSMGAIAAASVAATDGRVSGFACCSCPYDTERFAQMLREGVRLAGSAGIIRLGDKWLENLERDLRELNPKLFIHKVSPKPLLVVHGEEDEIFPVEEAYKLFEAARPPKDMLIVKGVGHHVRGNREAVKGILSWVERNI
- the queF gene encoding preQ(1) synthase — translated: MSGRLKVLVCGSVGYGGKDEILRLQDVIRSAGYNVIDQFAGADYGGVDDFRDKPELCREIVTKDIERCREADVIVLIATKPSFGATVEALLSALAGKQVIAYCPEKVRSPWPLYIASAMARSPSELLSLLEELGKKRVRLRTIPNFQGEHEATFTYEGFACICPVTGTPDRAAIKIKYSPASRLIEYESLKDYFETFKERRMHHEEVVSTILSDIVNAVEPELVEVEAVFEERSGVKAVVSKKWRRGIRTRSDA
- a CDS encoding radical SAM protein: MKKNLAEILEKAIQKPLTAGEAERLLAERGHIDDLLRVAREVTEEQGGRVLKVYAPSKRFPPISVTGGRCELNCAHCGGHYLSHMIPAETPERLYEVCVGLYEKGAVGCLISGGSTSGGYVPLGPFIGAIRRVKAETGLILNVHTGLVDDVLARQLAEAGVDVVSLDVVGDTETVRAVYGLDRRAEDYFEALHRHVKAGLKHVVPHICVGLHYGELRGELKALEAVKSVKPKKLVFIVLTPTKGTRMEGVAPPSPLDVVKVMAVARLVMKDTKIILGCMRPAGRVREKLDVLALDVVDGIVLPVREAVREAERRGFAVEKLESCCAIPQELEVAASRKGY
- a CDS encoding radical SAM protein codes for the protein MDVPKATLLKAKLLEHGMIRVADKKQLLYTPDRSTAGPTAGIDCAFFGFEGRLVRLQISPTTNVCSYIPRKGILFQGELYPAIEVESVLHCPEQAFLNLDSRCRFNCRFCVTPLLSSHVNRRTMREEVVVRIVNRVREKIKGVALTTGVPDSPEESVKHMASVVKALREHFGDSLPIGVEPLVTERRHIDMLYEAGADEIKINVESYDPETFRRVCPDIDYDVNLEMVRYAVEVFGENKVCSNIIVGLGEPEQSIDEGARALAWMGVVASLRPLSIHPAVAERLSEATGGKARRPSAERMIRHAVNYKEVLDETGLDTRKFRTMCLKCTACDIVPQRDL
- a CDS encoding biotin/lipoate A/B protein ligase family protein, yielding MEVWRYIDFDIVDPPTSGALAEAILIARSEGKCPDTFFIYRRKPPAVSIGYFQSVSNTVNIEACRRLGVEVSRRITGGGAIYSDENGIIYSIVVSESNPKVPRNIAESYGVLCRGIIEALKLFGLEAVFQPVNDILVEGRKISGSSQTRRKGVVLHHGTLLVKADIETMKKVLKIPEEKMSDKQAKSLEERVTSLERLLGRKVSIEEAKEAVKKGFEKALNVKFEEGELTDYEKKLVERLVKEKYSRDEWNFKR